The SAR324 cluster bacterium genome window below encodes:
- a CDS encoding CopG family transcriptional regulator: protein MNSKIKYVDEPMEFEVVEDFLPPPVDLVFKEETIKVTINLNKSSVKFFKKKAQEVGIPYQKMIRKIVDLYANRYSDTGSSH from the coding sequence ATGAACAGCAAAATAAAATACGTGGATGAACCAATGGAGTTTGAGGTTGTTGAGGATTTTCTGCCACCCCCTGTCGATCTTGTGTTTAAGGAAGAGACGATAAAAGTGACAATCAACCTCAACAAATCCAGTGTAAAATTCTTCAAAAAAAAAGCACAGGAAGTTGGGATTCCTTATCAAAAAATGATTCGTAAAATAGTAGATTTATATGCGAATCGATACAGTGATACGGGAAGCTCTCATTAA
- the cysC gene encoding adenylyl-sulfate kinase: protein MSNQPKSQNIVWHHGAVTRDMREEQYKQKSCTLWFTGLSGSGKSTLAHLVQHRLFELGKPSYVLDGDNLRHGLNVDLGFSPADRNENIRRSGEVAKLFNDAGLIVLTAFISPYRADRDKVRNIMNEGQFIEVWLNPSLDVCEARDPKGLYKKARAGQIPEFTGISAPYEEPLNAEIPLDTGKYSQEEAAQQILDYLNQKGYLL from the coding sequence ATGAGCAATCAACCAAAAAGTCAGAATATTGTGTGGCATCATGGTGCTGTCACCCGGGATATGCGAGAAGAGCAATACAAACAAAAATCATGCACCCTCTGGTTCACCGGATTGTCCGGATCGGGTAAATCCACGTTAGCCCATTTGGTTCAGCACCGTCTGTTTGAGCTGGGAAAACCCTCCTATGTTCTGGATGGTGACAATCTGCGTCATGGGTTGAATGTGGATCTGGGCTTTTCTCCCGCAGACCGCAATGAAAACATTCGTCGAAGCGGCGAAGTTGCCAAACTGTTCAATGACGCGGGATTGATCGTGTTGACCGCCTTCATTTCACCCTATCGTGCTGACCGTGACAAAGTCCGGAACATCATGAACGAGGGACAATTCATTGAAGTCTGGCTCAATCCATCGCTCGATGTTTGTGAAGCGCGGGATCCCAAAGGACTTTACAAAAAAGCCAGAGCCGGTCAGATTCCAGAATTCACCGGAATTTCAGCACCCTATGAAGAGCCACTGAATGCCGAGATCCCACTTGACACCGGGAAATATTCCCAGGAAGAGGCCGCTCAGCAGATTCTGGACTATCTGAATCAGAAGGGTTATTTGTTGTAG
- a CDS encoding AtpZ/AtpI family protein, translating to MQWPKLESKWLMFSSMGLELGLSVVVGCVVGQYLDRVFGTTPWLFLLFVLFGVFAGYRSIYRLLRKLQNTVASEEHEKQEPSP from the coding sequence ATGCAATGGCCTAAACTGGAGTCAAAATGGCTCATGTTCAGTTCGATGGGACTGGAACTGGGATTGTCGGTAGTGGTGGGATGTGTGGTTGGGCAATATCTGGATAGAGTTTTTGGAACCACGCCCTGGCTCTTTTTACTGTTTGTTCTCTTTGGCGTCTTTGCCGGTTACCGGAGCATCTACCGCCTGCTTCGCAAATTGCAGAACACGGTAGCCTCCGAGGAACACGAAAAACAGGAACCTTCACCATAG
- a CDS encoding type II toxin-antitoxin system VapC family toxin has product MIVLDTHIWIWWVHGDRNLPDVYRNYLQQNESQGLGISIISCWEIAKLVEYQRLELPCDVAEWTEKAVSYPYICLLDLTPEIIIDSTRLPQPFHRDPADQLIVATARIHHCSLMTVDSKITNYPHVSKVPQ; this is encoded by the coding sequence GTGATTGTTTTGGATACTCATATCTGGATTTGGTGGGTCCACGGTGATCGTAATCTTCCTGATGTCTACAGGAATTATCTTCAACAGAATGAATCTCAGGGACTGGGGATCAGTATCATTTCCTGTTGGGAAATTGCCAAATTAGTTGAATATCAACGTCTGGAATTGCCCTGTGATGTGGCGGAATGGACAGAAAAAGCTGTCAGTTATCCGTACATCTGTTTACTGGATTTAACACCAGAAATTATTATTGATTCGACAAGACTGCCTCAACCATTTCATCGCGATCCAGCAGATCAATTGATTGTTGCAACGGCCAGAATCCATCATTGCTCACTAATGACGGTAGACTCAAAAATTACAAACTATCCACATGTATCAAAGGTTCCACAATAG
- a CDS encoding DEAD/DEAH box helicase gives MDSLTKFKRKGFSAQAATTEDNIGFQINFDQTGAYLSVINSQGKEVDPDYRSYSGITRDILRLIADIQLRQEFQIDWDSDNSRVYLASHESLIMKLRLHPKVLTDSGQLISFSSHAAKLLMAVEENAKKKLSGKLRLLLGEGESPEVRFLTDSLVLSGTTVYEIPSAGERFADLAMFESAFQANELENFLSLFYSHFADIPIRYQDYQCVEGPTRLAQAALVFEKIDHEQNLYLRVSTTVEGLDADFFEEYEINRLVTLNEMERVIQICPLVEESSVDALREINSLLNKRKRQLKTDNADFYLEENLFIIQKTLAQEFIYLDLPNLIGRYSLLGSEKLKDYKVRAVTPRLSLALAHGIDFLEGEATLEIEGQSFSLFEAISLYRKKSYIPLTDGTHALINQGYIEKLERLFKKQQDQVKVSFFDLPAIEELIDEKAAQATFPQSREIFRGFNELKDQKIKLPTVKATLRPYQQQGYKWLEYLRKNNLGGCLADDMGLGKTIQTLTMLAGVYPKEKMPSLLVMPKSLLFNWQKEIEKFTPNITCYVFYGNDRDMAKAKEHNLILTTYAMLRNQIEQFCEEQFYYVVLDESQNIKNIQSQISKAVLLLKAQHRLALSGTPVENNLGELYSLFRFLNPAMFNSADEFNRYYIAPIQQNNDKQAIHELKTKIYPFILRRLKKDVLKELPDKIEQVLYVDMSDEQKRLYHQRRVFYQDSLKQQIAVNGINKSQFFIFQALTELRQIASIPEAQSDGAIVSPKRELLLEQIMESTANRHKVLVFGNFLSILEHVGEDLQQAGIQYLVMTGATQDRGALVERFQNDPDCQVFLMTLKTGGLGLNLTKADTIFIFDPWWNLAAENQAIDRSHRIGQDKTVFSYKLITRGSIEEKILQLQEKKRELFENIISSDSASIKSLNEEDINFILS, from the coding sequence ATGGATTCTTTAACAAAATTCAAACGAAAAGGTTTCAGCGCTCAAGCGGCCACAACAGAAGACAACATTGGTTTTCAGATCAACTTTGATCAGACAGGAGCCTACCTGTCTGTCATCAACTCGCAGGGAAAAGAGGTCGATCCGGATTATCGAAGTTACAGCGGAATCACCCGGGACATACTTCGTCTGATAGCGGATATTCAACTGAGGCAGGAATTTCAGATTGATTGGGATTCTGACAATTCACGAGTCTATCTGGCCTCTCATGAATCCCTGATTATGAAACTGCGTCTTCATCCCAAAGTTCTCACCGATTCCGGACAATTGATCAGTTTTTCAAGCCATGCCGCCAAATTGCTTATGGCTGTTGAGGAGAATGCCAAAAAAAAGCTCAGTGGAAAATTGCGACTGCTTCTTGGCGAGGGGGAATCTCCTGAGGTACGCTTTTTGACAGATTCTCTGGTTCTTTCGGGCACCACTGTTTATGAAATTCCATCCGCGGGAGAACGGTTTGCTGATCTTGCGATGTTTGAATCTGCGTTTCAGGCCAATGAACTGGAAAATTTTCTGTCCCTGTTTTATTCCCACTTTGCAGACATTCCGATTCGTTATCAGGATTACCAGTGTGTAGAAGGTCCCACCCGTCTGGCTCAGGCCGCTCTCGTGTTTGAGAAAATAGACCATGAACAAAATCTCTATCTGCGAGTCAGTACGACCGTGGAAGGTCTGGATGCCGATTTCTTTGAGGAGTATGAAATCAATCGGTTGGTGACACTCAATGAAATGGAACGTGTGATTCAAATATGTCCCCTGGTCGAGGAAAGCTCAGTGGATGCCTTGCGCGAAATCAACAGTCTGTTGAACAAGCGAAAGCGCCAACTGAAGACAGACAATGCGGATTTTTACCTGGAAGAGAATCTGTTCATCATTCAGAAAACACTGGCTCAGGAATTTATCTATCTGGATTTGCCCAATCTCATTGGTCGCTACTCACTGCTCGGTTCTGAAAAACTGAAAGATTACAAGGTACGTGCGGTCACGCCTCGTTTGAGTCTGGCATTGGCACATGGCATTGATTTTCTGGAAGGCGAGGCCACCCTCGAGATTGAAGGGCAGAGCTTTTCCTTGTTTGAGGCCATCAGCCTTTATCGAAAAAAATCCTATATTCCGTTGACCGACGGCACCCATGCCCTGATCAACCAGGGGTATATCGAAAAGCTGGAACGTCTGTTTAAAAAACAGCAGGATCAGGTCAAAGTTTCATTCTTTGATCTTCCCGCGATTGAAGAATTGATTGATGAAAAAGCGGCTCAGGCAACCTTTCCACAATCCCGTGAAATTTTCAGGGGATTCAATGAATTGAAGGATCAAAAAATCAAACTGCCAACCGTCAAGGCTACCTTGCGCCCCTATCAGCAACAAGGGTACAAGTGGCTTGAATATTTGCGAAAAAACAATCTGGGAGGATGTCTTGCGGATGATATGGGTCTGGGAAAAACAATCCAGACTCTGACCATGCTGGCTGGCGTGTATCCCAAAGAAAAAATGCCCTCCTTGCTGGTAATGCCTAAAAGTCTGCTGTTCAACTGGCAAAAGGAAATCGAAAAATTTACGCCGAATATCACGTGTTATGTGTTTTATGGCAATGATCGGGATATGGCCAAAGCCAAAGAGCACAATCTGATTCTCACCACCTATGCCATGCTACGCAATCAAATTGAACAGTTTTGCGAGGAACAGTTTTATTATGTAGTTCTCGATGAATCACAGAATATCAAAAACATTCAGTCCCAGATTTCCAAGGCTGTTCTGCTGTTGAAGGCTCAACACCGTCTGGCCCTGAGCGGTACTCCTGTTGAAAATAATTTGGGTGAACTGTATTCCCTGTTTCGGTTTCTCAATCCTGCCATGTTCAATTCCGCTGATGAATTCAACCGGTATTACATTGCTCCGATTCAGCAAAACAATGATAAACAGGCGATTCATGAGCTTAAAACAAAAATTTATCCCTTTATTTTAAGACGTCTCAAAAAAGATGTGCTCAAAGAACTTCCGGACAAGATTGAGCAGGTGTTGTATGTGGATATGTCTGACGAACAAAAACGGCTGTATCACCAACGGCGTGTGTTTTATCAGGATTCGCTGAAACAACAGATCGCGGTGAACGGAATCAACAAATCACAATTTTTTATCTTCCAGGCACTGACCGAATTGCGTCAGATCGCATCCATTCCTGAAGCCCAAAGTGATGGAGCGATTGTCTCCCCCAAACGGGAATTGTTGCTGGAACAAATCATGGAATCCACCGCCAACCGACACAAGGTGCTCGTTTTCGGCAATTTCCTTTCAATCCTCGAGCATGTCGGCGAAGATCTTCAGCAGGCCGGAATCCAGTATCTGGTCATGACTGGAGCAACCCAGGACAGAGGTGCTCTGGTGGAACGGTTTCAGAATGATCCCGACTGCCAGGTTTTTCTCATGACTCTCAAAACCGGCGGTTTGGGGTTGAATCTCACGAAAGCGGATACCATCTTCATTTTTGATCCCTGGTGGAATCTGGCCGCTGAAAATCAGGCCATAGACCGCAGTCATCGCATTGGACAGGATAAAACAGTGTTCAGCTACAAACTCATCACCCGTGGTTCCATCGAAGAAAAAATCCTTCAACTTCAGGAAAAGAAACGGGAACTGTTTGAAAACATCATTTCCAGTGACAGTGCGTCTATTAAATCATTGAATGAAGAAGATATTAATTTCATTCTCAGTTAA
- a CDS encoding SurA N-terminal domain-containing protein, with product MIQQLRSYSESIFFKALLGFIAITFVISFGIGAISGDKKEVIATVNHTEILMKDYQRAYQNQLQSLQANLGEQAEQFAQQFNLKQRVLDQLINQQLLIDEAKNLGIFTTDKELKEYITEQPYFQKNGHFDFETYQTILKQNRLTIDDYEKLQRKDLLLQKIRNILGEGIVASAAEVDLEYRMDQEKMAVDFIAFTTDPFVSQVQWTEEELNKTYEDSKLEYKTPRQFKIAYIPLKLDAFIPEAVKDREIERYYEKNKTDYTQQAEVKARHILLKIEAEANDAQKTEKKQFLESLRARILKGESFEGLARIYSEDGTKDKGGDLGWFKVGEMVPEFEKAAFALNPGEVSPLVESPFGYHLIQVDEKRPEIIASLDDVKDEIADLLKSKRAEKLLDRALENLETRMTTLKELDEIAKEFQQTIVTTEWFSEDTVIPGLGSAKPLVSTLRHKSADDLGTWKRNPVVGHVVYKLVELKEPEIRPLAEVKVAVEEKIRNAKAEQQAWDKAQESLTQLREGTSLEDIAQRYSFKIESVSLNIKSNNLPGVGSNTEFKKTAFDLSQASRYGLSRNTQKQMHLLRFKQRQLEAGDATAKKLELRQRLFESSQNSIVEKRIQQLRESATIKILNPLFNQAAQG from the coding sequence ATGATTCAACAGTTACGTTCATATTCAGAAAGCATTTTTTTTAAGGCATTGCTGGGCTTCATTGCCATAACGTTCGTGATTTCATTCGGAATTGGCGCAATTTCAGGTGACAAAAAAGAAGTGATCGCAACGGTCAACCATACAGAAATTCTGATGAAAGACTATCAACGGGCCTATCAGAATCAGCTTCAGTCTTTGCAGGCCAATCTTGGTGAACAGGCAGAACAGTTCGCCCAGCAGTTCAATCTCAAACAACGTGTGCTGGATCAGTTGATCAATCAACAGTTGCTGATAGACGAAGCTAAAAATCTGGGAATTTTTACCACAGACAAGGAACTCAAGGAATATATCACCGAACAGCCCTACTTTCAAAAGAACGGGCATTTTGATTTTGAAACCTACCAGACCATTCTCAAACAGAACCGTTTGACCATTGATGATTATGAAAAACTTCAACGGAAAGACCTGCTGCTTCAGAAAATCCGAAACATTCTGGGCGAAGGTATTGTCGCCAGTGCCGCAGAGGTTGATCTGGAATACCGCATGGATCAGGAAAAAATGGCTGTGGACTTTATCGCTTTCACCACAGATCCATTTGTGTCACAGGTTCAGTGGACGGAAGAGGAACTCAATAAAACTTATGAAGATTCGAAGCTGGAATATAAAACTCCGCGCCAGTTTAAAATCGCGTATATTCCATTGAAGCTGGATGCGTTCATTCCTGAAGCTGTGAAGGATCGTGAAATTGAACGCTATTACGAAAAAAACAAAACAGATTACACGCAACAGGCAGAAGTGAAAGCCAGACACATTCTGTTGAAAATTGAAGCGGAAGCCAATGATGCGCAAAAAACAGAAAAAAAACAATTCCTGGAATCTCTCCGGGCACGCATTCTCAAAGGAGAGTCTTTTGAGGGACTGGCCAGAATTTATTCCGAAGACGGAACCAAAGACAAAGGCGGTGATCTGGGTTGGTTCAAAGTCGGAGAAATGGTGCCGGAATTTGAAAAAGCCGCATTTGCGCTCAATCCAGGCGAAGTGAGCCCCCTGGTGGAATCTCCTTTTGGTTATCATCTGATCCAAGTTGACGAAAAACGACCTGAAATCATCGCGTCTCTGGACGATGTGAAAGATGAAATCGCGGATCTGCTCAAAAGCAAACGTGCTGAAAAATTATTGGATAGAGCGCTTGAAAATCTTGAAACACGAATGACAACCCTCAAGGAACTGGATGAGATCGCTAAGGAGTTTCAGCAGACCATTGTCACCACCGAATGGTTTTCAGAAGATACTGTCATTCCGGGATTGGGATCTGCCAAACCCTTGGTTTCAACATTGCGCCACAAGAGCGCCGACGATTTGGGAACATGGAAACGAAATCCTGTGGTTGGGCATGTCGTTTATAAACTGGTTGAACTCAAAGAGCCTGAGATTCGGCCGCTGGCTGAGGTGAAAGTGGCAGTGGAGGAAAAAATCCGGAACGCTAAAGCCGAACAACAGGCCTGGGACAAAGCTCAGGAGTCGCTCACACAATTGCGGGAAGGAACCTCACTGGAAGATATCGCTCAGCGTTACTCATTTAAAATTGAAAGTGTTTCGCTCAATATCAAATCGAACAATCTGCCAGGTGTGGGCTCAAACACGGAATTCAAGAAAACCGCTTTCGACTTGAGCCAGGCCAGTCGCTATGGACTGAGCAGAAACACTCAGAAACAAATGCATCTGCTCCGGTTTAAACAACGACAACTGGAAGCGGGCGATGCCACTGCCAAAAAACTGGAACTGCGACAACGTCTGTTTGAAAGTTCACAGAACAGCATTGTGGAAAAAAGAATCCAGCAGCTTCGTGAATCTGCCACCATTAAAATTCTGAATCCATTGTTCAACCAGGCGGCTCAGGGATAA
- a CDS encoding BrnT family toxin yields MEFEWDEDNNKINKEKHGISFYDAQYAFADPNRIVAKDLKHSQIEKRFYCFGKVKEEIVTVRFTYRDHKIRIIGAGYWRKGRSTYEQQNKIRG; encoded by the coding sequence GTGGAATTTGAATGGGATGAGGATAACAATAAAATCAACAAGGAAAAGCATGGCATCTCATTTTACGATGCTCAATATGCTTTTGCAGATCCCAATCGTATAGTTGCAAAAGATCTCAAACATAGCCAAATTGAGAAACGATTTTATTGTTTTGGAAAGGTAAAAGAAGAAATTGTAACAGTCAGATTCACTTACCGAGATCATAAAATAAGGATTATTGGCGCAGGATATTGGCGAAAAGGGAGAAGTACTTATGAACAGCAAAATAAAATACGTGGATGA
- a CDS encoding exodeoxyribonuclease V subunit gamma, whose translation MPKLYYSNDLTIMAGMLAENLADEDPFDTGIIVVPNFSLQQWLSLQIASLNGIAANLSYVPLEKAILSAIVPSSQKKNITLLHPGSIQLLLVSLLHEKLNDSDPVWTPLKDYIFSHEQLQSHALEVRIFQLAAKLSNLFQQYEYLRWDMLAEWKAGRTCFNEPALTTERWQKALWLGLFGENGLVEKFNEQVLNNRDGELSRTYWTLPQIVRYLPLASPVQSKKSLHIFGLSYISRFYHDILSTKLEDYYEVSVYTLNPCMEFWEDLESEWESRIAAKKILRQSPEYYDKVLTRYHTPISDEDSQAGELFQHEEDNQFLKAWGRPGRENIRLLNEWGQWEFYPVFHNPLHLRHTILSQIQFDILTREPRKPAPLQLPQDDSLVVMACPNVRREVEIVTNEIWKLLQSHEDLRMNQIAVIIPDMERYQTDVEIVFQAIHRLPYNLIDGVNLRAGRLLDGALKLFGLCLTDYTRKDMFELLGNPNFLKHPDDPEIDLELWLDWAEKLGIFYGISETDNRERGFQHLKDDLYNWEQGLNRLNLGMFLSVSPDDPKLFELRNRSCVPLTIEAQHDTQAQWFMTLIRSLIADTRSMRNWQMTGDLWGKYLHTLFTTYFAPLNDTEQDEYSRIANSLLEMREFEVLGKSAVGFSVVYEFFKQSQDEVSMHRGRYLAEGVTISSFLPMRPIPFDVVFILGLGEGQFPALDQKDNLDLRQARRLLHNPVRGKAYRDREIGDVSNAEKDKYMFLEIMVSTRKKLYLSYISRNDKTDDPLNPSSVVQSLIGILDTEYLAGRFQQQVHPLKNYDSRYFPELKPQPSETALHSFDHYARLQAYARHWREQLQIRTENSPSSAPVLKDQWEKWYWQLTGGKERLRPTNEKELPEKIVISLSQIRQFLECPLQSAARRQLGLFDEEDLSSVEATHEPFGVDHLQEWQLLNRTLEYGMSPAGLHSSLDAWYQQQVRYLELQGQFPSGLFQQNWKKKHLDILNQWFDKFKTVTKHLEVTTPHKVFFGTVRESFVTEAISQHRFQPAFKTTMKRGEQTLQVEIHGQTEWLASLSGSVLCHFTAGNIKSKHWLRVFLSAALLRATGSISSGSDSSEAWIISGEDKPARKLLRLDHWTAEQAATWLKQILHAMLAERFDILFPVEAVIAKDPTGMEPSEFNRQFNETLDKLVQGGKGFSSLYGPVTNLEDYSAPENPYELMTQRFGDFFNILRDP comes from the coding sequence TTGCCTAAACTCTATTATTCGAATGACCTGACCATCATGGCTGGTATGCTGGCTGAAAATCTCGCGGATGAAGATCCGTTTGACACCGGCATCATTGTTGTTCCCAATTTCAGCCTGCAACAGTGGCTTTCTCTACAAATCGCTTCGTTGAACGGTATTGCCGCCAATCTGAGCTATGTGCCGCTTGAAAAGGCAATTCTCTCCGCGATTGTTCCCTCCAGTCAGAAAAAAAACATCACCCTCCTGCATCCCGGGTCCATTCAACTGCTGCTGGTCAGTCTTCTTCATGAAAAACTCAATGACAGTGACCCTGTCTGGACTCCGCTGAAGGACTACATTTTCAGTCATGAACAGTTGCAGTCTCATGCGTTGGAAGTTCGTATTTTTCAGCTTGCCGCCAAACTGTCCAACCTGTTCCAGCAATATGAATATCTCCGCTGGGACATGCTGGCTGAATGGAAAGCGGGCCGCACCTGTTTCAATGAACCGGCATTGACCACGGAACGTTGGCAAAAAGCGTTGTGGTTGGGATTGTTTGGCGAGAATGGTCTGGTGGAAAAGTTCAATGAACAGGTTCTCAACAACAGAGATGGTGAGCTATCCAGGACATATTGGACCTTACCCCAGATTGTACGCTATCTGCCGCTGGCCTCCCCTGTTCAATCGAAAAAGAGCCTGCATATTTTTGGTTTGTCCTACATTTCCCGTTTTTATCATGACATTCTGTCAACAAAACTTGAAGATTACTATGAGGTGTCGGTTTACACCCTCAACCCCTGTATGGAGTTTTGGGAAGATCTTGAATCAGAATGGGAATCCCGGATTGCCGCCAAAAAAATTCTCCGGCAGAGTCCGGAATATTATGACAAGGTGCTCACCAGATATCATACGCCGATTTCCGATGAAGACAGTCAGGCTGGAGAATTGTTTCAGCACGAGGAAGATAATCAGTTTCTCAAGGCCTGGGGTCGGCCCGGACGGGAAAACATCCGTCTGCTCAATGAATGGGGCCAGTGGGAATTTTATCCTGTGTTCCATAATCCACTGCATCTGCGGCACACGATTCTGAGTCAGATTCAATTTGATATTCTCACCAGAGAACCCCGCAAACCTGCCCCTTTGCAATTGCCTCAAGATGACAGCCTGGTGGTGATGGCCTGTCCCAATGTTCGTCGTGAAGTGGAAATTGTGACCAATGAAATCTGGAAACTGCTTCAAAGCCATGAGGATCTCCGGATGAATCAGATTGCGGTCATTATTCCTGATATGGAACGCTACCAGACCGATGTCGAAATCGTCTTCCAAGCGATCCATCGTCTCCCCTACAACCTGATTGATGGTGTCAATCTGCGTGCCGGCAGGTTGCTGGATGGCGCGTTAAAACTGTTTGGACTCTGTTTGACCGACTATACCAGGAAAGATATGTTTGAACTGCTTGGAAATCCCAACTTTCTCAAGCATCCTGACGATCCGGAGATCGATCTCGAACTGTGGCTCGACTGGGCTGAAAAACTGGGGATTTTTTATGGAATCAGTGAAACCGATAATCGGGAACGTGGATTTCAACACCTCAAGGATGATTTGTATAACTGGGAACAGGGATTGAACCGCTTGAATCTGGGCATGTTTCTCAGTGTTTCTCCTGACGATCCAAAACTGTTTGAATTGCGGAACCGGTCCTGTGTGCCCTTGACCATTGAAGCACAACATGACACGCAGGCTCAATGGTTCATGACCCTCATCAGGTCGCTGATCGCTGACACCCGGTCCATGCGAAACTGGCAAATGACAGGAGATCTGTGGGGGAAATACCTGCACACGCTGTTCACCACCTATTTCGCACCGCTCAATGACACGGAACAGGATGAATATTCACGTATCGCCAACAGCCTGTTGGAAATGCGTGAATTTGAAGTTCTGGGAAAGTCTGCTGTTGGCTTTTCTGTGGTGTATGAGTTTTTCAAACAGTCTCAGGATGAAGTTTCCATGCACCGTGGACGTTATCTGGCAGAAGGGGTGACAATTTCCTCGTTTTTGCCCATGCGGCCCATTCCGTTTGATGTGGTCTTTATTCTGGGACTGGGAGAAGGCCAGTTTCCCGCGCTGGATCAAAAGGACAATCTGGACTTGCGGCAGGCCCGGCGGCTTCTGCACAATCCTGTCAGGGGCAAAGCCTACCGAGACCGGGAAATCGGCGATGTGTCCAATGCGGAGAAAGACAAGTACATGTTTCTGGAAATTATGGTTTCAACCAGAAAAAAGTTGTATCTCAGCTACATTTCACGCAATGACAAAACCGATGATCCTCTCAATCCGTCTTCCGTGGTTCAGTCTTTGATTGGCATTCTCGATACGGAATATCTGGCAGGACGATTTCAGCAACAGGTGCATCCGCTTAAAAATTATGATTCCCGCTATTTTCCAGAATTGAAGCCACAACCATCTGAAACAGCTCTCCACAGTTTTGACCATTATGCCCGACTTCAGGCTTATGCCCGGCATTGGCGCGAGCAACTTCAGATCAGGACTGAAAACAGCCCGTCATCAGCCCCTGTACTCAAGGATCAATGGGAAAAATGGTACTGGCAATTGACCGGAGGCAAAGAGCGGTTGAGGCCAACGAACGAAAAAGAACTGCCGGAAAAAATCGTGATTTCGTTGTCACAAATCCGACAATTTCTGGAATGTCCACTGCAATCCGCGGCTCGACGGCAGTTGGGCCTGTTTGATGAAGAGGATCTGTCATCGGTCGAAGCAACCCATGAACCCTTTGGGGTGGACCACCTTCAGGAATGGCAGCTTTTGAACCGTACACTGGAATATGGCATGAGTCCCGCTGGTCTTCATTCGTCTCTCGACGCATGGTATCAACAGCAAGTGCGTTATCTGGAATTACAGGGGCAGTTTCCTTCAGGTTTGTTTCAACAAAATTGGAAAAAGAAACATCTCGATATTCTGAACCAATGGTTTGACAAATTCAAAACCGTGACCAAACATTTGGAGGTCACGACACCGCACAAGGTTTTCTTTGGAACCGTGCGAGAATCCTTTGTGACTGAAGCCATCAGTCAGCATCGGTTTCAGCCGGCATTCAAAACAACCATGAAACGGGGAGAGCAGACGCTTCAGGTGGAGATCCACGGACAAACCGAGTGGTTGGCCTCTCTTTCCGGAAGTGTGCTGTGTCATTTCACTGCCGGCAATATCAAATCAAAACACTGGCTGAGGGTCTTTCTAAGTGCGGCGTTATTACGGGCAACGGGTTCCATTTCCTCCGGGTCAGACAGCAGTGAAGCCTGGATCATCTCCGGAGAAGATAAACCTGCCCGAAAGTTACTGCGTCTCGATCATTGGACAGCGGAACAGGCCGCAACCTGGCTGAAACAAATATTGCATGCCATGCTTGCGGAGCGGTTTGATATTCTGTTTCCGGTCGAAGCGGTCATTGCCAAAGATCCAACAGGAATGGAACCTTCTGAATTCAACCGTCAGTTCAACGAAACGCTGGACAAACTGGTTCAGGGGGGAAAAGGATTCAGTTCGCTGTATGGACCTGTCACCAATCTTGAGGATTACAGCGCGCCTGAAAATCCGTATGAATTGATGACACAGCGTTTTGGCGATTTTTTTAATATCCTGAGGGACCCATGA